One Phaseolus vulgaris cultivar G19833 chromosome 11, P. vulgaris v2.0, whole genome shotgun sequence genomic window carries:
- the LOC137838329 gene encoding P-loop NTPase domain-containing protein LPA1 homolog 1-like isoform X4 — MGEVGKILYIVVVDDAQKKESFRYTRPVLQSTLQLMGCKARHAFKISQRVFELTRKAHSTDILQPEVEALSGFDAFKGNNLKKDGDASLDIADLRNQLLSGKDYKIKSVPFELYKRRTSAFIRRENFLDIVCDALAEYKYVGPNQRADLVLACRIRERKESVTVLLCGTSGCGKSTLSALLGGRLGITTVVSTDSIRHMMRSFANEKENPLLWASTYHAGECLDPVAVAGAKARRKAKKLAGVSRSLSKDEATEGNNSSKSDSRMSETSSGPTELLSPKQMAIEGFKAQSEMVIDSLDRLITAWEERKESVVVEGVHLSLNFVMGLMKKHPSIIPFMIHITNEDKHLERFAVRAKYMTLDPAKNKYVKYIRNIRTIQDYLCKRAEKHYVPKINNTNVDKSVAAIHATVFSCLRRREMGEQLYDPVRNTVTVVYEEYRNQCAANSLTAKGMLQLIQRQGSSRNLMALVNTDGSVARAWPVNLVDSNGKPVWCHGPENGICHPMYGPLRIGKAEPVNLQFGLYGISAWPSDGGTSRAGSVDESRADGTDTGSRYVSSCCSSPRMSDVAAKELKEDFSVHGSDEENDDQPEVGSDEDYSDEADKHGHEEVGSVDEESTKSDEEYDDLAMQDVVENGYWSDDDDEFRSKVGPVGGELGSKMHGGNRYRRNLDLFHRSRSEPVGVPEPQCSYSSLLVEKSERKAKLRTRSLSIPALGKHRSAMNDPILSGAPQR; from the exons ATGGGCGAGGTGGGGAAGATACTGTACATAGTGGTGGTGGATGACGCGCAGAAGAAAGAGTCCTTTCGCTACACGCGTCCCGTTCTTCAGAGCACGCTCCAGCTTATGGGATGCAAGGCCCGTCACGCCTTCAAG ATCAGCCAGAGAGTTTTTGAACTCACAAGGAAAGCACATTCTACTGATATTTTGCAGCCAGAAGTAGAGGCTTTATCAGGTTTTGATGCTTTCAAGGGGaataatttgaagaaagatggtgATGCTAGCCTGGATATAGCAGACTTACGCAACCAATTACTTTCTGGGaaagattataaaattaaaagtgtACCATTTGAGTTGTACAAAAGGCGCACATCTGCGTTCATCCGAAGAGAAAATTTTCTAGATATTGTCTGTGATGCCCTGGCAGAGTACAAGTATGTGGGTCCTAACCAGAGAGCAGACTTGGTATTAGCCTGCAG GATCCGAGAACGCAAAGAGTCTGTGACAGTGCTGTTGTGTGGCACAAGTGGCTGTGGCAAATCCACGTTGTCTGCATTGCTG GGAGGTAGGTTGGGAATCACAACAGTGGTATCAACTGATTCCATTAGGCACATGATGAGAAGTTTCGCTAATGAGAAAGAAAACCCCTTGCTGTGGGCTTCTACATACCATGCAGGGGAGTGTTTAGACCCTGTCGCTGTTGCAGGAGCGAAGGCCAGAAGGAAAGCAAAAAAGCTGGCTGGTGTGTCACGTTCACTTTCCAAGGATGAAGCAACTGAGGGTAACAATTCTAGCAAATCTGATAGTAGGATGTCAGAGACTAGCTCTGGTCCTACTGAACTGCTTAGTCCCAAACAAATGGCTATTGAAGGATTCAAGGCACAGAGTGAGATGGTGATTGACAGTCTTGATAGGCTTATCACGGCATGGGAAGAACGAAAAGAGTCTGTGGTTGTCGAGGGTGTTCACTTGAGCCTCAACTTTGTT ATGGGGCTCATGAAGAAGCATCCTTCAATCATACCGTTCATGATACACATTACAAATGAGGACAAACACTTGGAGAGATTTGCTGTACGTGCGAAGTATATGACACTGGACCCAGCTAAAAACAAGTATGTGAAGTATATTAGAAACATCAGAACAATCCAGGATTATCTCTGCAAGCGTGCTGAAAAGCATTACGTTCCCAAAATAAATAACACAAATGTTGACAAGAGTGTAGCAGCCATCCATGCAACTGTATTCAGCTGTCTTCGAAGGCGTGAGATGGGGGAACAGCTATACGATCCTGTTAGAAATACTGTGACAGTTGTTTATGAGGAATATAGAAATCAATGTGCAGCAAATTCTTTGACCGCAAAAGGAATGCTTCAGTTGATCCAAAGACAAGGTTCTTCAAGGAATCTGATGGCTCTCGTTAATACTGATGGGTCTGTAGCAAGGGCTTGGCCTGTTAATTTAGTTGACAGTAATGGGAAGCCTGTATGGTGCCATGGACCAGAGAATGGAATTTGTCATCCAATGTATGGTCCCTTAAGAATTGGGAAGGCTGAACCAGTAAATCTTCAGTTTGGTCTTTATGGAATCAGTGCTTGGCCCAGTGATGGTGGCACTAGTCGTGCTGGAAGCGTAGATGAGTCTAGAGCCGATGGAACTGATACCGGTAGTAGATATGTATCCTCTTGCTGTAGCTCACCAAGGATGTCAGATGTCGCTGCAAAGGAG CTCAAGGAAGACTTCTCAGTGCATGGTAGTGATGAGGAGAATGACGATCAACCTGAGGTGGGAAGTGATGAAGATTACAGTGATGAGGCCGACAAACATGGCCATGAAGAG GTAGGATCAGTTGACGAGGAATCAACAAAATCTGATGAAGAATACGATGATCTTGCAATGCAAGACGTAGTGGAAAATGGGTATTGGTCGGACGATGATGATGAGTTTAGGAGTAAGGTTGGTCCTGTTGGCGGGGAGTTAGGAAGCAAAATGCATGGGGGAAACAGGTATCGTCGAAACCTGGATCTTTTCCATAGAAGTAGAAGTGAGCCAGTGGGAGTTCCAGAGCCTCAatgttcttattcttctttgCTCGTTGAAAAGAGTGAGAGGAAAGCCAAATTAAGAACACGTTCCCTTAGTATTCCTGCATTAGGAAAACACAGATCAGCAATGAATGATCCTATCCTTTCCGGTGCTCCTCAGAG GTAG
- the LOC137838329 gene encoding P-loop NTPase domain-containing protein LPA1 homolog 1-like isoform X1: protein MGEVGKILYIVVVDDAQKKESFRYTRPVLQSTLQLMGCKARHAFKISQRVFELTRKAHSTDILQPEVEALSGFDAFKGNNLKKDGDASLDIADLRNQLLSGKDYKIKSVPFELYKRRTSAFIRRENFLDIVCDALAEYKYVGPNQRADLVLACRIRERKESVTVLLCGTSGCGKSTLSALLGGRLGITTVVSTDSIRHMMRSFANEKENPLLWASTYHAGECLDPVAVAGAKARRKAKKLAGVSRSLSKDEATEGNNSSKSDSRMSETSSGPTELLSPKQMAIEGFKAQSEMVIDSLDRLITAWEERKESVVVEGVHLSLNFVMGLMKKHPSIIPFMIHITNEDKHLERFAVRAKYMTLDPAKNKYVKYIRNIRTIQDYLCKRAEKHYVPKINNTNVDKSVAAIHATVFSCLRRREMGEQLYDPVRNTVTVVYEEYRNQCAANSLTAKGMLQLIQRQGSSRNLMALVNTDGSVARAWPVNLVDSNGKPVWCHGPENGICHPMYGPLRIGKAEPVNLQFGLYGISAWPSDGGTSRAGSVDESRADGTDTGSRYVSSCCSSPRMSDVAAKELKEDFSVHGSDEENDDQPEVGSDEDYSDEADKHGHEEVGSVDEESTKSDEEYDDLAMQDVVENGYWSDDDDEFRSKVGPVGGELGSKMHGGNRYRRNLDLFHRSRSEPVGVPEPQCSYSSLLVEKSERKAKLRTRSLSIPALGKHRSAMNDPILSGAPQRRRPKAERSISFKLSLN, encoded by the exons ATGGGCGAGGTGGGGAAGATACTGTACATAGTGGTGGTGGATGACGCGCAGAAGAAAGAGTCCTTTCGCTACACGCGTCCCGTTCTTCAGAGCACGCTCCAGCTTATGGGATGCAAGGCCCGTCACGCCTTCAAG ATCAGCCAGAGAGTTTTTGAACTCACAAGGAAAGCACATTCTACTGATATTTTGCAGCCAGAAGTAGAGGCTTTATCAGGTTTTGATGCTTTCAAGGGGaataatttgaagaaagatggtgATGCTAGCCTGGATATAGCAGACTTACGCAACCAATTACTTTCTGGGaaagattataaaattaaaagtgtACCATTTGAGTTGTACAAAAGGCGCACATCTGCGTTCATCCGAAGAGAAAATTTTCTAGATATTGTCTGTGATGCCCTGGCAGAGTACAAGTATGTGGGTCCTAACCAGAGAGCAGACTTGGTATTAGCCTGCAG GATCCGAGAACGCAAAGAGTCTGTGACAGTGCTGTTGTGTGGCACAAGTGGCTGTGGCAAATCCACGTTGTCTGCATTGCTG GGAGGTAGGTTGGGAATCACAACAGTGGTATCAACTGATTCCATTAGGCACATGATGAGAAGTTTCGCTAATGAGAAAGAAAACCCCTTGCTGTGGGCTTCTACATACCATGCAGGGGAGTGTTTAGACCCTGTCGCTGTTGCAGGAGCGAAGGCCAGAAGGAAAGCAAAAAAGCTGGCTGGTGTGTCACGTTCACTTTCCAAGGATGAAGCAACTGAGGGTAACAATTCTAGCAAATCTGATAGTAGGATGTCAGAGACTAGCTCTGGTCCTACTGAACTGCTTAGTCCCAAACAAATGGCTATTGAAGGATTCAAGGCACAGAGTGAGATGGTGATTGACAGTCTTGATAGGCTTATCACGGCATGGGAAGAACGAAAAGAGTCTGTGGTTGTCGAGGGTGTTCACTTGAGCCTCAACTTTGTT ATGGGGCTCATGAAGAAGCATCCTTCAATCATACCGTTCATGATACACATTACAAATGAGGACAAACACTTGGAGAGATTTGCTGTACGTGCGAAGTATATGACACTGGACCCAGCTAAAAACAAGTATGTGAAGTATATTAGAAACATCAGAACAATCCAGGATTATCTCTGCAAGCGTGCTGAAAAGCATTACGTTCCCAAAATAAATAACACAAATGTTGACAAGAGTGTAGCAGCCATCCATGCAACTGTATTCAGCTGTCTTCGAAGGCGTGAGATGGGGGAACAGCTATACGATCCTGTTAGAAATACTGTGACAGTTGTTTATGAGGAATATAGAAATCAATGTGCAGCAAATTCTTTGACCGCAAAAGGAATGCTTCAGTTGATCCAAAGACAAGGTTCTTCAAGGAATCTGATGGCTCTCGTTAATACTGATGGGTCTGTAGCAAGGGCTTGGCCTGTTAATTTAGTTGACAGTAATGGGAAGCCTGTATGGTGCCATGGACCAGAGAATGGAATTTGTCATCCAATGTATGGTCCCTTAAGAATTGGGAAGGCTGAACCAGTAAATCTTCAGTTTGGTCTTTATGGAATCAGTGCTTGGCCCAGTGATGGTGGCACTAGTCGTGCTGGAAGCGTAGATGAGTCTAGAGCCGATGGAACTGATACCGGTAGTAGATATGTATCCTCTTGCTGTAGCTCACCAAGGATGTCAGATGTCGCTGCAAAGGAG CTCAAGGAAGACTTCTCAGTGCATGGTAGTGATGAGGAGAATGACGATCAACCTGAGGTGGGAAGTGATGAAGATTACAGTGATGAGGCCGACAAACATGGCCATGAAGAG GTAGGATCAGTTGACGAGGAATCAACAAAATCTGATGAAGAATACGATGATCTTGCAATGCAAGACGTAGTGGAAAATGGGTATTGGTCGGACGATGATGATGAGTTTAGGAGTAAGGTTGGTCCTGTTGGCGGGGAGTTAGGAAGCAAAATGCATGGGGGAAACAGGTATCGTCGAAACCTGGATCTTTTCCATAGAAGTAGAAGTGAGCCAGTGGGAGTTCCAGAGCCTCAatgttcttattcttctttgCTCGTTGAAAAGAGTGAGAGGAAAGCCAAATTAAGAACACGTTCCCTTAGTATTCCTGCATTAGGAAAACACAGATCAGCAATGAATGATCCTATCCTTTCCGGTGCTCCTCAGAG AAGACGGCCAAAGGCCGAAAGAAGCATTTCATTCAAACTGTCATTAAATTAG
- the LOC137838329 gene encoding P-loop NTPase domain-containing protein LPA1 homolog 1-like isoform X2, whose product MGEVGKILYIVVVDDAQKKESFRYTRPVLQSTLQLMGCKARHAFKISQRVFELTRKAHSTDILQPEVEALSGFDAFKGNNLKKDGDASLDIADLRNQLLSGKDYKIKSVPFELYKRRTSAFIRRENFLDIVCDALAEYKYVGPNQRADLVLACRIRERKESVTVLLCGTSGCGKSTLSALLGGRLGITTVVSTDSIRHMMRSFANEKENPLLWASTYHAGECLDPVAVAGAKARRKAKKLAGVSRSLSKDEATEGNNSSKSDSRMSETSSGPTELLSPKQMAIEGFKAQSEMVIDSLDRLITAWEERKESVVVEGVHLSLNFVMGLMKKHPSIIPFMIHITNEDKHLERFAVRAKYMTLDPAKNKYVKYIRNIRTIQDYLCKRAEKHYVPKINNTNVDKSVAAIHATVFSCLRRREMGEQLYDPVRNTVTVVYEEYRNQCAANSLTAKGMLQLIQRQGSSRNLMALVNTDGSVARAWPVNLVDSNGKPVWCHGPENGICHPMYGPLRIGKAEPVNLQFGLYGISAWPSDGGTSRAGSVDESRADGTDTGSRYVSSCCSSPRMSDVAAKELKEDFSVHGSDEENDDQPEVGSDEDYSDEADKHGHEEVGSVDEESTKSDEEYDDLAMQDVVENGYWSDDDDEFRSKVGPVGGELGSKMHGGNRYRRNLDLFHRSRSEPVGVPEPQCSYSSLLVEKSERKAKLRTRSLSIPALGKHRSAMNDPILSGAPQRRPKAERSISFKLSLN is encoded by the exons ATGGGCGAGGTGGGGAAGATACTGTACATAGTGGTGGTGGATGACGCGCAGAAGAAAGAGTCCTTTCGCTACACGCGTCCCGTTCTTCAGAGCACGCTCCAGCTTATGGGATGCAAGGCCCGTCACGCCTTCAAG ATCAGCCAGAGAGTTTTTGAACTCACAAGGAAAGCACATTCTACTGATATTTTGCAGCCAGAAGTAGAGGCTTTATCAGGTTTTGATGCTTTCAAGGGGaataatttgaagaaagatggtgATGCTAGCCTGGATATAGCAGACTTACGCAACCAATTACTTTCTGGGaaagattataaaattaaaagtgtACCATTTGAGTTGTACAAAAGGCGCACATCTGCGTTCATCCGAAGAGAAAATTTTCTAGATATTGTCTGTGATGCCCTGGCAGAGTACAAGTATGTGGGTCCTAACCAGAGAGCAGACTTGGTATTAGCCTGCAG GATCCGAGAACGCAAAGAGTCTGTGACAGTGCTGTTGTGTGGCACAAGTGGCTGTGGCAAATCCACGTTGTCTGCATTGCTG GGAGGTAGGTTGGGAATCACAACAGTGGTATCAACTGATTCCATTAGGCACATGATGAGAAGTTTCGCTAATGAGAAAGAAAACCCCTTGCTGTGGGCTTCTACATACCATGCAGGGGAGTGTTTAGACCCTGTCGCTGTTGCAGGAGCGAAGGCCAGAAGGAAAGCAAAAAAGCTGGCTGGTGTGTCACGTTCACTTTCCAAGGATGAAGCAACTGAGGGTAACAATTCTAGCAAATCTGATAGTAGGATGTCAGAGACTAGCTCTGGTCCTACTGAACTGCTTAGTCCCAAACAAATGGCTATTGAAGGATTCAAGGCACAGAGTGAGATGGTGATTGACAGTCTTGATAGGCTTATCACGGCATGGGAAGAACGAAAAGAGTCTGTGGTTGTCGAGGGTGTTCACTTGAGCCTCAACTTTGTT ATGGGGCTCATGAAGAAGCATCCTTCAATCATACCGTTCATGATACACATTACAAATGAGGACAAACACTTGGAGAGATTTGCTGTACGTGCGAAGTATATGACACTGGACCCAGCTAAAAACAAGTATGTGAAGTATATTAGAAACATCAGAACAATCCAGGATTATCTCTGCAAGCGTGCTGAAAAGCATTACGTTCCCAAAATAAATAACACAAATGTTGACAAGAGTGTAGCAGCCATCCATGCAACTGTATTCAGCTGTCTTCGAAGGCGTGAGATGGGGGAACAGCTATACGATCCTGTTAGAAATACTGTGACAGTTGTTTATGAGGAATATAGAAATCAATGTGCAGCAAATTCTTTGACCGCAAAAGGAATGCTTCAGTTGATCCAAAGACAAGGTTCTTCAAGGAATCTGATGGCTCTCGTTAATACTGATGGGTCTGTAGCAAGGGCTTGGCCTGTTAATTTAGTTGACAGTAATGGGAAGCCTGTATGGTGCCATGGACCAGAGAATGGAATTTGTCATCCAATGTATGGTCCCTTAAGAATTGGGAAGGCTGAACCAGTAAATCTTCAGTTTGGTCTTTATGGAATCAGTGCTTGGCCCAGTGATGGTGGCACTAGTCGTGCTGGAAGCGTAGATGAGTCTAGAGCCGATGGAACTGATACCGGTAGTAGATATGTATCCTCTTGCTGTAGCTCACCAAGGATGTCAGATGTCGCTGCAAAGGAG CTCAAGGAAGACTTCTCAGTGCATGGTAGTGATGAGGAGAATGACGATCAACCTGAGGTGGGAAGTGATGAAGATTACAGTGATGAGGCCGACAAACATGGCCATGAAGAG GTAGGATCAGTTGACGAGGAATCAACAAAATCTGATGAAGAATACGATGATCTTGCAATGCAAGACGTAGTGGAAAATGGGTATTGGTCGGACGATGATGATGAGTTTAGGAGTAAGGTTGGTCCTGTTGGCGGGGAGTTAGGAAGCAAAATGCATGGGGGAAACAGGTATCGTCGAAACCTGGATCTTTTCCATAGAAGTAGAAGTGAGCCAGTGGGAGTTCCAGAGCCTCAatgttcttattcttctttgCTCGTTGAAAAGAGTGAGAGGAAAGCCAAATTAAGAACACGTTCCCTTAGTATTCCTGCATTAGGAAAACACAGATCAGCAATGAATGATCCTATCCTTTCCGGTGCTCCTCAGAG ACGGCCAAAGGCCGAAAGAAGCATTTCATTCAAACTGTCATTAAATTAG
- the LOC137838329 gene encoding P-loop NTPase domain-containing protein LPA1 homolog 1-like isoform X3 encodes MGEVGKILYIVVVDDAQKKESFRYTRPVLQSTLQLMGCKARHAFKISQRVFELTRKAHSTDILQPEVEALSGFDAFKGNNLKKDGDASLDIADLRNQLLSGKDYKIKSVPFELYKRRTSAFIRRENFLDIVCDALAEYKYVGPNQRADLVLACRIRERKESVTVLLCGTSGCGKSTLSALLGGRLGITTVVSTDSIRHMMRSFANEKENPLLWASTYHAGECLDPVAVAGAKARRKAKKLAGVSRSLSKDEATEGNNSSKSDSRMSETSSGPTELLSPKQMAIEGFKAQSEMVIDSLDRLITAWEERKESVVVEGVHLSLNFVMGLMKKHPSIIPFMIHITNEDKHLERFAVRAKYMTLDPAKNKYVKYIRNIRTIQDYLCKRAEKHYVPKINNTNVDKSVAAIHATVFSCLRRREMGEQLYDPVRNTVTVVYEEYRNQCAANSLTAKGMLQLIQRQGSSRNLMALVNTDGSVARAWPVNLVDSNGKPVWCHGPENGICHPMYGPLRIGKAEPVNLQFGLYGISAWPSDGGTSRAGSVDESRADGTDTGSRYVSSCCSSPRMSDVAAKELKEDFSVHGSDEENDDQPEVGSDEDYSDEADKHGHEEVGSVDEESTKSDEEYDDLAMQDVVENGYWSDDDDEFRSKVGPVGGELGSKMHGGNRYRRNLDLFHRSRSEPVGVPEPQCSYSSLLVEKSERKAKLRTRSLSIPALGKHRSAMNDPILSGAPQR; translated from the exons ATGGGCGAGGTGGGGAAGATACTGTACATAGTGGTGGTGGATGACGCGCAGAAGAAAGAGTCCTTTCGCTACACGCGTCCCGTTCTTCAGAGCACGCTCCAGCTTATGGGATGCAAGGCCCGTCACGCCTTCAAG ATCAGCCAGAGAGTTTTTGAACTCACAAGGAAAGCACATTCTACTGATATTTTGCAGCCAGAAGTAGAGGCTTTATCAGGTTTTGATGCTTTCAAGGGGaataatttgaagaaagatggtgATGCTAGCCTGGATATAGCAGACTTACGCAACCAATTACTTTCTGGGaaagattataaaattaaaagtgtACCATTTGAGTTGTACAAAAGGCGCACATCTGCGTTCATCCGAAGAGAAAATTTTCTAGATATTGTCTGTGATGCCCTGGCAGAGTACAAGTATGTGGGTCCTAACCAGAGAGCAGACTTGGTATTAGCCTGCAG GATCCGAGAACGCAAAGAGTCTGTGACAGTGCTGTTGTGTGGCACAAGTGGCTGTGGCAAATCCACGTTGTCTGCATTGCTG GGAGGTAGGTTGGGAATCACAACAGTGGTATCAACTGATTCCATTAGGCACATGATGAGAAGTTTCGCTAATGAGAAAGAAAACCCCTTGCTGTGGGCTTCTACATACCATGCAGGGGAGTGTTTAGACCCTGTCGCTGTTGCAGGAGCGAAGGCCAGAAGGAAAGCAAAAAAGCTGGCTGGTGTGTCACGTTCACTTTCCAAGGATGAAGCAACTGAGGGTAACAATTCTAGCAAATCTGATAGTAGGATGTCAGAGACTAGCTCTGGTCCTACTGAACTGCTTAGTCCCAAACAAATGGCTATTGAAGGATTCAAGGCACAGAGTGAGATGGTGATTGACAGTCTTGATAGGCTTATCACGGCATGGGAAGAACGAAAAGAGTCTGTGGTTGTCGAGGGTGTTCACTTGAGCCTCAACTTTGTT ATGGGGCTCATGAAGAAGCATCCTTCAATCATACCGTTCATGATACACATTACAAATGAGGACAAACACTTGGAGAGATTTGCTGTACGTGCGAAGTATATGACACTGGACCCAGCTAAAAACAAGTATGTGAAGTATATTAGAAACATCAGAACAATCCAGGATTATCTCTGCAAGCGTGCTGAAAAGCATTACGTTCCCAAAATAAATAACACAAATGTTGACAAGAGTGTAGCAGCCATCCATGCAACTGTATTCAGCTGTCTTCGAAGGCGTGAGATGGGGGAACAGCTATACGATCCTGTTAGAAATACTGTGACAGTTGTTTATGAGGAATATAGAAATCAATGTGCAGCAAATTCTTTGACCGCAAAAGGAATGCTTCAGTTGATCCAAAGACAAGGTTCTTCAAGGAATCTGATGGCTCTCGTTAATACTGATGGGTCTGTAGCAAGGGCTTGGCCTGTTAATTTAGTTGACAGTAATGGGAAGCCTGTATGGTGCCATGGACCAGAGAATGGAATTTGTCATCCAATGTATGGTCCCTTAAGAATTGGGAAGGCTGAACCAGTAAATCTTCAGTTTGGTCTTTATGGAATCAGTGCTTGGCCCAGTGATGGTGGCACTAGTCGTGCTGGAAGCGTAGATGAGTCTAGAGCCGATGGAACTGATACCGGTAGTAGATATGTATCCTCTTGCTGTAGCTCACCAAGGATGTCAGATGTCGCTGCAAAGGAG CTCAAGGAAGACTTCTCAGTGCATGGTAGTGATGAGGAGAATGACGATCAACCTGAGGTGGGAAGTGATGAAGATTACAGTGATGAGGCCGACAAACATGGCCATGAAGAG GTAGGATCAGTTGACGAGGAATCAACAAAATCTGATGAAGAATACGATGATCTTGCAATGCAAGACGTAGTGGAAAATGGGTATTGGTCGGACGATGATGATGAGTTTAGGAGTAAGGTTGGTCCTGTTGGCGGGGAGTTAGGAAGCAAAATGCATGGGGGAAACAGGTATCGTCGAAACCTGGATCTTTTCCATAGAAGTAGAAGTGAGCCAGTGGGAGTTCCAGAGCCTCAatgttcttattcttctttgCTCGTTGAAAAGAGTGAGAGGAAAGCCAAATTAAGAACACGTTCCCTTAGTATTCCTGCATTAGGAAAACACAGATCAGCAATGAATGATCCTATCCTTTCCGGTGCTCCTCAGAGGTAG